The Spirochaetota bacterium DNA segment TCATTGTAGAACTATTTCTTTACATGTACTGATAAAAATATTTTGTTGACTTTACACACAAGGCTGCTATGTAATAACTTTGGCTTTCAATACTATAATTTTATCAATAAAAAAACAAATGAGCAGAAAAAATATCGCTATACTACTTTTTCTTTTCTGTACGGTTTTTCTTTATGGACAGGAACCGGTAAAACAACAGCAGAAAAATGCTATTTATTATAATAAAAAGGGCTGGGAAAGCCTGCAATCAGGCAATGCATATTCCGCAATAGTTGCATTTCAGAATGCCCTTGCACAAAATCCAAAATATAAAGAAGCACTGCTAGGGCTAGGATATTCATACCTGCAAACTGAAGGCTACAATGAATCAGTGAAACTATTTGAAGCGGTGCTAAAACTTTATCCTAATAATGAGCAAGCGCTACTTGGAATTGCAAAGGCGTATACTGGTTTAGGTCGTTACCGTGAAGCTATGAAACTGTACGATACATTAAATGAGCTATCGTACACAAATAATGAATCACGCTTTGGTATGGCATATCTATATTACAAAATGGGCAAAATGCTCTGGGCAAAGCGCCTTCTTGATCGCATTTTGCAAAATGATCCGTATTATTATGATGCGCTGTTATTATATGCTGAAATAAAGGCAAAAGACAAACGTATTGATGATGCAATGGTTTTTGTAAAAAAAGCTATTGATGCAAAAGAAACATATCCTGATGCCTTTGTTAAGCTTGCTGAATTATTGTATCTCAAATATTTTTATTCTGGTGACAGAGCCTATCTCAATCAGGCCATTGACGAATTACAGAAAGCATTAATAATAAACAAAACGCATCTTCAGGCAAATCGCGATATGGGATATTTATTGTATGTTCAGGGGGATTATCAAAATGCAATATCATACTATGAGGCGATAGTTACTAATTATTCACACATTGCCAGCAATGAAATCTTTTATAATCTTGGTTTAATGTATGAGTATAAAGGCGATATCAATCAAGCACTGAAATATTACGAAAAAGCGTTAGCAAAAGACAACCTTAACAGCCTTATTGGTTTGAAGATGCGGCAGCTAAGTTTACTTGAACACATAAAAACAGGCCATCCTGTGCGTATACAGAGCAGTAACGATGATTTTAATTCCTCCCAGGAACTGAGAAAAAAGGGATTCCCTGATTTATCTCAGTATTTTGTGCGATTGTCATTGGCATTGAATCCTAATAATACCATCGCTCGTCAGGAGCTTATGCGCATTTATGAAANACTAGGATATTTTGAACTGTACTATGATGAAATCAAAAAAATGCACACTCTGAATCCTACACAAAAAACGCAGGATATGATGAGTATTGCAGTAATGAAACGAAGGGACAAATTATTTTTCCGGCTGGGCTATGATAAAGAAGAATTACCACGTGATGTGCCTATGGTGTTAGTTCTCAATTTTAACCCAGATGTTGCAGTGCCGGTATTTGCCGATGCAGGTACTGTTATTGCTAATTCAATAAACTTTGCAATGGGACAATTTGGAAGATATAGAAATTTCCCTTTATCGCAGCGCCAAGAAATTGTTGCAAAATTTCCATCTAATAATTTAGACGATATACTTGATACTCTTAATAGTAAGATTAATTCAAACGAAATTCCTTTCATATCCTATCTCTTATATGGAGAATATACTATTTCAGGTAGATATATTGAAGTTCATGCAAAACTTATGGATATAAAAACTGGGGTGGTAGTTGCTCAATATACTGCATCAGATAATAGCAAGTATTCGTTACAGACAATTTCACTAGATATTGCAAAAAAATTATATTCTACCATACCGTATTGGGGTAAAATCTTATCCTATTCCGATGAAACGGTTGTAGTTAACTTAGGCAGCATAGACGGCATTGAAATAGATAGCATGCTTGAAACCTTTGTCGATAACGATGATACGATTGATACAGAAAAACCACGTAAAAAAGTGGTATTGCAGGTTAAAGAGGTAGACACAAGAGTACTTTTAGCTAAACCTCTTAACTCAAAGGATATTGATTTACTGTCAAAAGGCCAGGAAGTATATCCTATTGAAAAGCGCCGTGCAAAAAAGATAAAATAATATTTGTAGTACGGCTTATCATAATCATTCAATAAACTATTGCTTATCATTTTTACTAAAAATACTATATAATTTAGTGTACATAAAATTAATAAAATGAAATATACTAATAAATCTTGACATATAAAAAGCAATTTATACCATTGTGCACAAATGGGCTTATTCTAATTTTTTTGCATAAAATTTTATAAAAGGGAGTGGGACTATGAAGATAGCTGTCTTAGTTAAGCAGGTTCCAGATATGGAATCAAAATTCAAAATTATTGGTGACAGTAAGATCGACGAATCCCAGATTGCTTTCAAAATGAATGATTTTGATGAATATGCTGTGGAGGCTGCGCTGCAATTGAAAGAGAAGTTTGGTGGTGAAGTTATCATTATTTCAGCAGGCCCTGAGCGAGCATCAAAGGAAATTCGTCAGGCTTTTGCAATGGGTGGCGACTGGGGTATTCAGATTCAGGACGAGCAGGTTGATGCAGGCGATAATTTCGTTGTTGCATCTGCCCTCTGCAAGGCTGTAGAAAGCCTGGGTGGCGTTGACCTGGTACTAACGGGTGTTCAGGCAGAGGATGACCAGGCAGCAGTTACAGGTGTTATGATAGCTGATATGCTTGGTATGCCACATTGTACAAACGTTGTTAAAATTGAAGTTGGTGGTGATGGCAAATCAATGACAGTTAACCGTGAGCTTGAAGGCGGATTGAATGAAGTGCTGGAAATGGCAATGCCGGCAGTTCTTACAATTCAGTCAGGTATTAACCAGCCACGGTATCCAACCCTTCCAGGGATTATGAAAGCCAAGAAGAAAAGACTTGATGTTAAGAAAGCTGCTGATTTAGGTGTTGCTGCTGTTGGTGAGGCAGGTTCAAAGACAAAATTTGTCAAGATGTTCTTC contains these protein-coding regions:
- a CDS encoding tetratricopeptide repeat protein — translated: MSRKNIAILLFLFCTVFLYGQEPVKQQQKNAIYYNKKGWESLQSGNAYSAIVAFQNALAQNPKYKEALLGLGYSYLQTEGYNESVKLFEAVLKLYPNNEQALLGIAKAYTGLGRYREAMKLYDTLNELSYTNNESRFGMAYLYYKMGKMLWAKRLLDRILQNDPYYYDALLLYAEIKAKDKRIDDAMVFVKKAIDAKETYPDAFVKLAELLYLKYFYSGDRAYLNQAIDELQKALIINKTHLQANRDMGYLLYVQGDYQNAISYYEAIVTNYSHIASNEIFYNLGLMYEYKGDINQALKYYEKALAKDNLNSLIGLKMRQLSLLEHIKTGHPVRIQSSNDDFNSSQELRKKGFPDLSQYFVRLSLALNPNNTIARQELMRIYEXLGYFELYYDEIKKMHTLNPTQKTQDMMSIAVMKRRDKLFFRLGYDKEELPRDVPMVLVLNFNPDVAVPVFADAGTVIANSINFAMGQFGRYRNFPLSQRQEIVAKFPSNNLDDILDTLNSKINSNEIPFISYLLYGEYTISGRYIEVHAKLMDIKTGVVVAQYTASDNSKYSLQTISLDIAKKLYSTIPYWGKILSYSDETVVVNLGSIDGIEIDSMLETFVDNDDTIDTEKPRKKVVLQVKEVDTRVLLAKPLNSKDIDLLSKGQEVYPIEKRRAKKIK
- a CDS encoding electron transfer flavoprotein subunit beta/FixA family protein encodes the protein MKIAVLVKQVPDMESKFKIIGDSKIDESQIAFKMNDFDEYAVEAALQLKEKFGGEVIIISAGPERASKEIRQAFAMGGDWGIQIQDEQVDAGDNFVVASALCKAVESLGGVDLVLTGVQAEDDQAAVTGVMIADMLGMPHCTNVVKIEVGGDGKSMTVNRELEGGLNEVLEMAMPAVLTIQSGINQPRYPTLPGIMKAKKKRLDVKKAADLGVAAVGEAGSKTKFVKMFFPVSDHKAEIIEGDPKTAAAKLVEKLRNEAKVI